From the Juglans regia cultivar Chandler unplaced genomic scaffold, Walnut 2.0 Scaffold_10, whole genome shotgun sequence genome, one window contains:
- the LOC109004749 gene encoding uncharacterized protein LOC109004749 — translation MASACVNNIGMSPDNIFDCPLATFPPYGWLSPRISFSREEDSSKLAGVKAPSAAAMEPSEKPDPEASSTDFEFRLEDPVAMHPADELFSEGKLVPLQLSAVKPSVNEPTTSSEIMSPESTNSRGRAEVSGTDSYLFSPKAPRCSSRWKELLGLKKFYQNASIKPETHKATWSANPRSLKHFLHRSCSRCSSSSDASMSLPLLNDQDFESVSMSSRLSLSSSSSGPEHDDVPRLSLDTDKPNSNPISLHRNPNNPPRMRMVKPRAISSDNNTNPMRMGRSPMRGTGEQSGGAGSRGVSLDSPRMNSSGKIVFQSLERSSSSPSSFIGGPRTLKHKQRGMERSYSANVRVTPVLNVPVCSLRSKSVSVFGLGQLFSSQQKREGNGSNRGSHGNCRNRTDRT, via the coding sequence ATGGCTTCCGCATGCGTCAACAACATCGGGATGTCGCCCGATAACATTTTCGACTGCCCTCTGGCGACATTCCCTCCGTACGGTTGGCTCAGTCCTCGCATCTCTTTTAGCCGCGAAGAAGACTCATCGAAACTTGCCGGAGTCAAAGCTCCCTCCGCCGCTGCCATGGAACCTTCCGAGAAGCCAGATCCAGAAGCTTCATCTACCGATTTTGAGTTCAGGCTCGAAGATCCTGTCGCTATGCACCCTGCCGACGAGCTGTTCTCCGAAGGAAAGCTCGTGCCTCTCCAGCTCTCAGCGGTAAAGCCCTCGGTCAACGAGCCCACAACCTCGTCGGAGATAATGTCGCCGGAGTCCACCAACTCCCGGGGGAGAGCCGAGGTTTCCGGTACGGACTCCTACCTGTTTTCTCCAAAAGCCCCAAGGTGTTCGAGTAGGTGGAAGGAGCTTCTAGGGCTGAAGAAGTTTTACCAGAACGCTAGCATCAAACCTGAAACCCACAAGGCGACTTGGAGCGCTAACCCTAGGTCTCTGAAGCATTTTCTCCACAGAAGCTGTTCAAGATGCTCGTCATCTTCTGACGCGTCGATGAGCCTCCCGTTGTTGAATGACCAGGACTTTGAGTCGGTTTCCATGTCCTCGCGCCTCTCTCTTTCCTCATCATCCTCTGGACCCGAACACGATGATGTCCCTAGGCTTTCCCTTGACACTGACAAACCAAACTCGAACCCGATTTCTCTTCACCGGAATCCCAACAACCCACCAAGGATGAGAATGGTGAAACCGAGGGCAATATCGTCGGATAATAATACAAATCCGATGAGGATGGGACGAAGCCCGATGAGGGGAACGGGGGAGCAATCAGGTGGGGCGGGGAGTAGAGGGGTATCCTTGGATAGCCCGAGAATGAACTCGTCCGGCAAAATAGTGTTTCAGAGCTTGGAGAGGAGTTCGAGCAGTCCGAGTAGCTTCATTGGAGGGCCAAGGACGTTGAAGCATAAGCAGAGGGGAATGGAGCGCTCATACTCGGCGAACGTGAGAGTCACTCCGGTTCTCAATGTTCCGGTTTGTTCGCTTCGTTCCAAGTCGGTCTCTGTGTTTGGGTTAGGCCAACTGTTCTCGTCGCAGCAGAAGAGAGAAGGTAACGGGAGCAATAGAGGCTCGCATGGTAACTGCAGGAACCGCACTGATCGAACCTGA